The sequence CTCGATCACCGACGAGATGAAGTGCTCGGCGACGTCGGCCTCCGTCTCCCCGAGGGCGTCCTGGCCGACCCTGGCGACGATCTTCTCGTTGACGTCGGTAAAATTTTCGACGTGGCGAACGTCATAGCCCAGGTGCTCCAGCCAGCGATGCATGACGTCCACGTGGACCCACGACCGCGCGTGGCCGAGGTGGGCGTCGTCGGAGACCGTGAGCCCGCAGAAGTAAAGAAGCACAGAGTCCGGATCCTGGGGCTCGAACGGTTCGCGCTCACCCGTCAGGGTGTTCGTCACGGTCAGCGTCATTGACGATACATACGCGAGCCTCCGGTTTATAACATCCTGAAAGACACGGACGGCAATCTTAGCTGTAACCGGTGGCGGCGTCCTCGACGGTCGCCAGAGCCGTGCTCGCGTCCCTCCGGTCCACGATGACCACCACCGATTCGTCCGCCAGACCCAGCGCTTCGAGCGAAATCTCGGCGCCGGCCAACCGGTTGGCGACCGTCGCGAGAAACCGCCCATCGACGTCACCAGTAGCCAGGATCGCGGTCAGCGGGCCGGAACACTCCCCATACGACGTTCCCGCGACGGCGAGAAACGATCCCTCGCTCCGTCCGATACCGCTCTGCATCGTGACACGCACCTCCCCATCGCGGGACGCGATCTGCGGGAGCTCGTCGGCGTAGCGGCGAAGCGCCGTGGCGACCGCCTCGGTGCCGCCCTCGACATCGAGAAACCGTGCAGCCGCCGAGTAGTTGACGATGCCGGCCCGCAATCCATCCCGCACGAACGGATGGGCGTCCACTGCCTCGCGCGTCGCCGCTGCCAGCGATGACATACCCGCACTTCGCGGGGTAACCGGAAAAGCCAATCGAGACCTCAAGAGGAAACGAGCAGGTAAAGCGACGCGCCGACGGCCCCGACGATGACGAGGAGCCCGGTCAGCACCGCCGCAACGTCCTCGACGAGGAATGCCAGGGCGACGGCGGCGACGAGGCCGATGGCAACGAACGTTCCACCGACGACGTACGTGTCGATATCCGTCGGTTCGGGGTCGGTATCCGGTTGAATCGTCCCGAGTTCGTCGTCGACTTCGACGCCGCCGCTCCCCGCGGCAACGGTGACCTCGACGACCTCCCGTTCCGCGCCATATCCGGTGGAGAGTTCGAGCCTCCCAGCGACCTCGTAGATGGATTCCACCGCCACCGGTATCGTCTCGGTTTCTCCAGCTTCGACGTACCAGTTCGTTTCCGCGATATCCGTCGCGGTGGCCAGCGTGTCATCGACGTGGACGTGGACGTGTGTGGATGGGCCGTGATTGTCGAGGACGAGGTCGAACGGTCCATCGACGTCGATGGATGGTGCCTCCGGTTCCACGCTTCTGGGTTCGTCCCTGTTCACGTGGACGCGAAGGGTTTGGGCCATACGTAGTCCTTCGATCAGTCGGGGCAAAAAGGTTCAGGCCGATGCGTCCTCCCGCATGTCCGGCGGGAGAAGGTTCGGGATGCCGTCCTCGATCGGGTAGACCTCGCCGCATTCCGTGCATGTGAGCGTCCCCTCGATGATGTCCCCGTCGTCTTCGTCAGTGATCGATAACTCGAGGGTCTGTTTGTCGAGCGGGCAGCAAATGATGTCCATGAGGTCTTCTTTCACGTGGTGGTCACCTATTCCACATCTCGTGACCGGTGCCAAAAAAGCTGCTGGGTCGTCCGGGTCGCGCCGACCGGAGACCCAGGCACCTGAAACGGTAGGCGAACGGATCGGGGGAACGGTAGGTGAACGGATCGGGGGAACGGTAGGTGAACGGATCGGGGGAACGGTAGGTGAACGGATCGGGGGAACGGTAGGCGAACGGATCGGGGCGGAGCGTTAGGCGAACGGATCGGTCCGGACGATGGAGTCTGCCCGGTCCGGACCGACGCTGATCGCGTACGCGGGAACGCCGAGTTCGGTTTCCACGTACTCGACGTATTCCCGTGCGGCCTCGGGCAGTGCGTCGTAGCCCTCGTTCGCGACGTCCCGCCAGTCGACCTCCGGCCAGCCGTCGAAGGTCCGATAGATCGGCTCGCAGTCGCCCCAACGTTCCGTCGTCGCCGGCATCGTCTCGATGGTTTCCCCGTCGAGTTCGTAGGCGTGGCCGACGCGTAGCTCGTCCAGACCCGCAAGTACGTCGAGGTGGTTGATCGCGATAGCGGTGAACCCGCTCGCACGGGCCGCGTGACGGAGCATCGGCATGTCGAGCCACCCGACGCGACGTGGCCGACCGGTGACGGTGCCGTACTCGCCACCCTCGTCTCGGATGTACTCGGCGAGATCGCCGTCGAGTTCCGTCGGAAGCGGGCCGGTCCCGACTCGAGAGAGATACGCCTTGATGATGCCGATGACTTCGCCCCGGCCCACCTCGGTCACGCCCAGTCCCGTACCGGTGGCCGCGTAGCCAGCGGTGGGATTCGAGGACGTCACGTAGGGATAGATGCCGTGATCGATGTCGAGTGAGGTACCCTGTGCCCCCTCGAGCATCACATTGGCACCGGCGTGCTCCTGTTGTGCGAGAAATTCACCCGCGTTGACGGCCATGTCCTCCGCACGGATGCGCTCGCCGAACGCCCGGAACTCCTCGAACAGCGCCTCGACGTCGAATTCCTCGCCCGCAGACTTGCCGTAGACGTCTTCGTAGATCGCTCGCTTCTGCGGGACGACGTACTCAAGGCGATCCCGAAGGACCGCCGGATCCAGAAGGTCGCCAACGCGGATGCCGCGCCGACCGACCTTGTCCTCGTAGGTGGGACCGATGCCCCGCCCCGTCGTCCCCGCCTCGAGGTCGGAGTCGCTTTTCGCCTCCTCCTCGATGCCGTCGAGTACGCGGTGGTACGGCATGATGACGTGTGCCCGACGGGCAATCCGCACGTCCGGATCCAGGCCGCGCTCGTTCAGCGCATCGATCTCGTCGAAGAGCGTTCGGGGGTTGACGACGACCCCATTCCCCAGCACACCGGTCTTCCCGCGGACGGCGCCGCTCGGAACGAGCGAGAGCTTGTACTCGTCACCGTCCTCGACGACCGTGTGTCCGGCATTGTCGCCTCCCTGATATCGGGCGACGACGTCGGCGGCGTCGCCGTAGAGGTCAACGATGCCACCCTTGCCCTCGTCGCCCAGCTGCGCACCCACGATGGTGACGGTCATGGCTGGGAGTTTCCCCGCACGGGCTAAACCGATTACGATAGTCCACCGCGCGCGGTCGCGCGGCAGTCCGCGTCCGTACCATCACTATATTGATGTGGCCCACAGGAGTGTGATGATGCACGCCACAAAGATTATGTCAGTGGTCACCGTATCACTTCATCTATTCGTTCGGACATGGGGAATCGAGGATAACCTTTAAAGCCTCCAATGACGAGTTAACAAATGCCATGATAGATAGGCTAGAGAAGGAAGTGGATATGTTGGAACGACATTTGCAGGTCCTGAAGATGGTCATCGAGAGCGAACCCATCGGAATCGTGAAGATGTCGAACGAGACTGGCTATCCACATCACAAGGTCCGCTACTCACTGCGCGTTCTCGAGGAGGAAAACCTCATCGAACCGTCGAGCCAGGGCGCAATTACGACCGAGCGCACCTCCGAGTTCGTCGACGAACTTGGCGGCAAACTCGACGACATCATGGGAAAACTCGAGGAAATGAAAATCGATTCAATGCCCAGCGACGTCGACTGATTACAGTTCTGGAACGGTCACGTGAAACGCGTCTCCGCGATCCTCGACGAGACAGAGGTGGAATCCCCGTTTCCGAGAGACTTTCACGTAGCTCTCCCTGTCGGTGCGACCGAAGAAGCCGCCGCCACTGGCCGCGTCCTGGGCACGTTCTAGCGCGCCAGGTTCGAAGTAACTCGCGGTCACGTAGAACGCCCCGGCGAGTGATTCGATCTCCTCCCCGAGGACGGTCGCCCCCTCCACGAGGTCGTCCATCGACTCCCGCACGACCGGGTCCCGTGAATCGTTGATGGCTGCGACGACCAGCGGCTCGCCCATCCGGTCGCGGACGACCACGTCGAAGGAGTGCGAGACAGTCTCCCCCGATTCGGCCTCCACGTCGACCGTCCCGTCGAACTCGATCCGGTCGAAGGCCGAAATGGCGTCGTAGACGTCCTGAAGACCCGACGTGGCCCCGGAATCGATCAGTTCGTATGGCAACTCCCTGCCCAGCCAGTCGACGAACCGATAGGGGCTCGACTCCGCGAGGAACTCCTCGACGGAGCGTCCGTTCACAGTGACTCCCTCCTCGTCGAACTCCGTGTGATGGTCGAGTCGGAGGTTGTCGTTGACCGCCTCGGGATCGACCGACGAATTTCCGAGGGCATCGAGCGTCGCTTCGCCCTTCGAATAGTATCTCACGAAGAGGTTCGTACCGGTCAACGCGTCTGCGGGTGTGATGTCGGTCTCGGTCGACTGGCCGCCCGCTGACGATTCTGGTCCCGCTGTTTCGAGTTTCGATTCGAGTGTCTCGATACGCTCCTCGAGGGTGGAGCGTTCCTCGCGCAGGTCCCCGACTGTCGCCTCGAGGTCCTCGCGCGCCGATTCCACGGCGTCAAGTTCTGACTCGAGTGCTTCGATTCGACTGTCGCGTTCTTCGACGGCCGATTTGAGCTTCGTGAGCTGTTTCGACCCGGATCCCCCTATCGCACTCGTATTCGACGGCGAGGGTTGGGCTCGGTCATTCGCCCGCGATCGATCTCGCTGGCTCGTCGAACCGCCCCCGGTGGTGGTTGTCCCCCCGGATTCCTGGCCGGCACTCTCGTCGGGGTCGAGTGCGGGTATCGAGTTCGTCTCGCGCCATTCTGCCTCCTCTCTAAAGAGGTTTTCATCGGTCCCGTCATCGCGCTCCGAGCGATCTTTCGCGGCCCACTCCCGAACGGCGCGTTCGTGATCCGATAGGGGGCCGTCCGCCGGTGACCGATCGTCCTCGGTTGGAGAATCGGTGGCTGTCGTCGCTTCCCGCTCGGTCTCGTTCTCGGTCGAGGAATCGGGTGGTGTCGTCCCCTGCCGATCGGTTTCGGCCTCCGGCTGGGCGGGTTCGTTCACCGAATCCGAGGGGGCAATGTCCTCGTTCTCGTCGGAAACCGACCCGGCCTCGACCGATTCCTGGGGCGATGGGCGCGATTCCGCCTGCCCGTCGGAACTGTCCACCTCGCCCTCTGCCTCCTCGACGGTTGTTGGTGCCTGCGTCGATTGTGCCGTCCGATTCTCCTGGGCAGGTGTGCTGGCGTCAGCGTCGGCGGATTCGTCGCCTGACGCCGTCGGTTCCGACGCGGTCGATGCGCCGGTGTCAGTCTGGGCGCCGGTGTCAGTCTGGGCGCCGGTGTCAGTCTTTGCGCCAGTATCAGTCTGTGCGCCGGTGTCAGTAGGGGTATCGATGTCAGTAGAGACGCCGGTGTCAGTCGATGCCATAGTGTCAGCCGATGCCACAGAGTCAGCCGAGGCGTCGTCCGGGGACGATGGTTCCTCGGGCCGGTCCGGGAGTTCCGTGATGTCCAGGGAAACCGTCCGGACCTCGAAGACGCCGACCTCGTCGTTTGCCTTCTCGAAGGCCTCTTCGCCCGTCACCAGCCGTTCGCTCTGGCCGATGAACGCCGTACTCATCGACTTGCCGCCGTAATAGGAGACGTAATAGTCCCCGCTGAGAACGTTCTCCGAGAGTTCGAGATAGCCGACGAAGTTCGCGTCGCGAAGCGTCTGGTCCACCTCCGCGATCGGCGTGTCGTTGGTGAAGTATTTCGCCTTTGTCTCTCCGCCTCGCTCCTGCATCGAAAACAACAGCGGAAGCGAGGGGTCCGGCGCCGAGTAGACGGTGCCGGTCGCGTCCCGGAGATCATCGATTTCGCCCTGGAAGACGCCGACGACCCGGCCGTTCAGGAAGAACACCCAGGTGTCATCCGCGACGACCGTTCCCGAGAAGTTATCGTCCGCGAGCTCGTGCAGTTCCCGGACACCGCCGGAGAACGGTCGAGCGTCCCAGGACTCGACCTGCTCGACCGTGCGTGATTGCATACGCGTCCGAACGGCAGTTGAGGGTAAAAGACTTTCCTGGCGACGTCTGACGGATGGCGGTCGAACGGATGGTGGATGGACCGGCAGTGGTCGAACGGATGGTAGATGGACCGGCAGTGGTCGAACGGATGGTAGATGGACCGGCAGTGGTCGAACGTACTGCAGTCTGACGGATAGTGGTGAACGGATTGCGGTCGAGCGAAAGGCAGTCGGACGGCGCTCCAGGGTCGGCCACGACCGAGACTCCTCGTCCCGGTTACAATTTCTGCGACGCGTCGTCCGCGAGTTCCGCCATCCGCTTGCTAATGCGCCCGGCACTCGAGAATTCGTCTTCGCTCATGGCGGCGGCGATGGCGTTGCCGAGCACGAATACGGCGTGTTTGTGCTCACTTTTCGATTTATGGACGTGCGAGGGATCCACGTCCAGCTCTTCGTACGGCGAGAAGGCCGACTCCGAAATGTGGTCGAACTCGAGGAACTGGTCTTTGATGTTGACCATCTCCTCGTGCAACTCGAGGAGCTCGTCCTTGTGCATGTCGTGTGGTGTTAGGTAGTTGGCGGGTTTAAGTGTTATCCGCTATTCTCTCGCATGCGCCCGCAAAACGCGATCTGCGATTCGGTTCGATCTGCGATTCGGTTTCGCGAATATGCTCGCTCGCGCGCCGGCCCACGCGCCGATCATCCGACCGACCCCGGGTCAGAAGACGTACTCGTCGTCGTGGCCCATCATACCCTCGTCTTCGAGGGAGTCGCCCTCGTCGACGGGACCGCTCGTTTTGTACGCGCGGATCCCGGCGGAGAGCAACTGTTCGATGGCCTCCTCCTGGCTAACGAACTCTCCTTGTTCAACGAACTGGGCGATCTGCATCTCGATGTGGTCGGGGATGTTGACTTCCACCGTGGGCATTTAACGGTCTCGGGTTTGCCCCCTCCCTTCATAAGCTTGACGGGACGGAATATAATAAACGAGAGTGATTCAGTTGCCGAGCAGAGAACAGTTGGTGGAAATGAGGAACGGTTCTGGACCCCTCTGTGTCCTAATCCCCCATAAATCGTCACGCCGCTGAAATCCGCCGCGGAGGGTGTTGACCGTCACGCCTCTGACATTCGGCGGCGAGGGTGTGGGCTGTGCCGTCCAGTTCCTCGAAACCGCGCCGCGAGTGCCGAAAGCTGTGTAGGTATTTGTCAACTGTCACTCCGTTCCGAAGACCGATACAGTTAGCGTAAAGGGACGGCTCCCGTACCGATGTATCAATGGCTTCGCGCGACGGGCAGGATAGAGTGCAGACGGCGGGCCGACTCGTCAGTCGGTCAGTGTCCATTCCCCCGACGGCACTCCGCGACGTCCTTCGACTGGACCGGCCGATTCACGCCGCCGTTACCGCGCCGGACGGGCCCACGGTCGTCGCCAGCGGTTCGGCGGCGACGGCGACGGCCGAAGGGGCAGATCGATTCGCGGGCATTCGCGACACCGCAACGACGGTCTACGAAACGGTCGACGACGACAGCGTTCCGGACGGCGCTCGACCCCGGTTCGTCGGCGGTTTCGCGTTCCACGACCGGCACGAACGGGCCCACCCCTGGGACGATTTTCCCGGGGCGTGGTTCGCGCTTCCGTCCGTGCAGATCGTCCTGGGCGAGGACGGCGGCTGGATTACGGCCACCGGAAACCGGGACGAGCGATCCCCCTCCGAGATAGTGGCGACTGCCGAATCTGTGCGGGACGGACTCGTGTCCGGCGGACCGGCCGAGGAGACGCCCGGCGTCTCGTCGGTCGTGCGAGAGACGACTCTCGAAGAGTGGACCGAACAGCTCGAGGGTGCCCTGTCACGCATCGACGCGGGCGACATCGAAAAGGTGGCGCTCGCACAGACCCTCCGTGCGAATCTCGAGGCCCAGTTCCCGCTCGCGAGCGTGATCGAACGACTCGGCGAGACGTATCCCGATTGTTTTCTCTTTGCCCTCCGACCGGGGGCGGGATACACCGAACCCACCCACAGTGGCGAGCAAGCGCCCCCAGTGCCGACGTTCTTCGGGGCATCGCCGGAACGGCTCGTGACCAAGGCCGGCGACACCGTTCGCACCGGCGCGCTCGCGAGCACCGTGGGCCGTGGCGATACCGAGACCGAGGACGACCGCCTGGCGGATCGGCTGCGGACCGATGAGAAGTTCCAGCGGGAACATCGCGTGGTCGTGGAGAGCATCCGAGAGCAGTTGACACCGGTCGCCAGGAACGTCCAGACCGGGAGCCGCACCGTGCGACGGCTGGATTCCGTCCAGCACCTCTACACGCCCATCGAGGCGACCGCGACCGCGGACCACGTTCTGGCGGTGGTGACGGCCCTCCACCCGACGCCGGCCGTCGGCGGACTGCCGCCGGACGTCGCACTCGAGACGATCAGGAATACGGAGACGTTCGATCGCGGCTGGTACGCCGCCCCAGTCGGGTGGTTCGACGAGGAGGGTGACGGAACGTTCGCGGTCGGGATCCGGTCGGCGGTCGGCGAGGACCGGGAGGCGACGCTGTTCGCCGGGAACGGCATCGTCGCCGACTCGGACCCGGTCGCCGAGTGGGAAGAGGTACAGCTCAAGTACGAGCCGATCCTGGACGCACTCAGATGACGGCTCCCAATCGGAACACACTCTGGGCACGCGCTATCCTCGACGAGATCGTGAAGGCGGGTGTCGACGCCGCCGTCGTCGCCCCGGGGAGTCGATCGACGCCGCTCACCGTCGCGGCCGCACGCGAGGATCGCCTCGCCGTGTACTCGCACCTCGACGAACGATCGGCGGCGTACTTCGCCCTCGGCCGCGCCAGGCGCACCGGATCGCCGACGGCGCTCGTCTGCACCTCCGGGACCGCCGCTGCGAACTTCCACCCGGCGGTCGTCGAAGCTTCACGCGCACGGGTGCCGATGATCCTTTTGACCGCCGACCGACCACCGGAACTCCGGGACAGCGGCGCAAACCAGACGATCGACCAGGTGGGACTCTACGGCAGCGCGGTCCGTGAGGACGCGGATCTCCCGGAACCCGAGCCCGACGCCCGAAAACTCCGCTCGCTCCGGACGACCGTGAGCCGTGCAGTCGCGACCGCGAGAGGTACGCCACCCGGACCGGTCCACCTGAACGTTCCCTTCAAGAAACCGCTCGAACCCGTCGAGGTACCGGGCGACGTCCCCGATTCGTTCGCCGACGAACACCCCCTTGCAGCGCGGGGGCGAGACGGCCCCTTCGTCCGACACAGCGTTGGAACGCCGACGCTCGGCGACGCGGCGATGGCCGCGATCCGCGAGGATATCGAGGGCGCCGAGCGAGGTCTCATCGTAGCGGGTCCCGACGACGCGTTCGGCGTCGGGACGTCCGCCACTGCGGCCCTGGCCGAGGCGACGGGATTTCCCGTCTTCGCCGACCCGCTGTCCGGCGTTCGGTTCGGTCCCCATCGTGATCGCGCGACCATCGTCGGTGCGTACGATGGGTTCCTCGATACACGCGTCTACCAGCAGTGGGCCGATCCGGACGTAGTCCTGCGATTCGGTGCCTCACCAACCTCGAAGGCTCTCAGGACCTACCTCGCAGCCGTGGGCGCCCGACAGTACCTCGTCGACCCGGCTGGCGAGTGGCGCGAGGCGACGTTCACCGCGTCCGATCTGGTCGCGGCCGATCCGACCCGGTTCGCCAGGACCCTGGGCGAGACCGTCTCGCGATCGGCAAACGCGGAGTGGCACGCCACCCTCGAGGAGGCGGCGGACCGGCACTGGTCGGCGGTCGAAGCAGGGATCGACGGCGACCTGGAGGGAGCATACCTCCACCGGGTCGTGGCGGGTGCGCCCGATCCGGCCACGATCGTCGTCGCCAACAGCATGCCGGTCCGCGACCTGGACCGCTTCGGCCGCCCCCGAGATGCGGCCCTGACCGTCCTCGGTAACCGCGGTGCGAGCGGCATCGACGGGACGACCAGTACGGCACTGGGGGCGGGAAGCGCGACCGACGATCCGCTCGTGTTAGTGACTGGCGACCTGACCTACTTCCACGACATGAACGGACTCCTCGCACTGGGTCGGTTCGGCGTCGACGCGACGATCGTCCTGATCGACAACGACGGCGGCGGCATCTTTCATACGCTCCCCATCGAGGACTTCGAGCCCCCGTTCACCGACCAGTTCAAAACGCCCCACGGCCTGGACCTATCGGCGAGCGAAGCCCTGTACGATCTCTCGTTCGTGGCGGTCGAAGACCTCTCGACCTTCGACGCGCGGTACCGGGAGTCGCTGTCGGCCGCCGGGACGCAGGTCATCGCCGTCGAGACCGACGCCGAACGCAGTCATCGGCGCCGCGAGTCCATCCAGCGCGACGTCGTCGACGCCCTCGTCTGAGCGGGACAAAAGGAACATATTTGGGGACGCCGGGACCCATGTGCACCAATGGTTTCTGAACTCTTCGACCCCGAACGCTGGGATGCGGTCGACGAGGTCGATTTCCGCGATATCACCTACCACCGGGCGACCGACGTCGGTGCGGTCCGGATCGCCTTCGACAGGCCGGCCGTCCGCAATGCCTTCCGACCCGGAACGGTCGACGAACTCCACACGGCCCTCGAACACGCGAAACGCCAGACGGACGTCGGAGCGGTCATCCTCACCGGCAACGGCCCGTCGCCGAAGGACGGGGGCTGGTCGTTTTGCTCCGGCGGCGACCAGACCGTGCGGGGCGACTCAGGCTACGAATACGGGGAGGGCGAGGACGGCTCGAAGACCGGACGCCTCCACATTCTGGAGGTCCAGCGACTCATTCGACACATCCCGAAGCCGGTCATCGCCGCCGTCCCGGGATGGGCGGTGGGCGGCGGTCACAGCCTCCACGTCGTGACCGACCTCACCATCGCGAGCGCGGACCACGCGAAATTCCTCCAGACCGATCCCGACGTGGCGAGTTTCGACGCGGGGTTCGGCTCGGCCTACCTCGCCAAGCAGATCGGCCAGAAGAAGGCCCGGGAGGTGTTTTTCCTCGGGAAGACCTACGACGCGGCGGAGGCGGCCGAGATGGGGATGGTCAACGAGGTGGTCGCCCACGAGGACCTGGAGGACGTGGCCCTCGAGTGGGCCGAAGAGATCACCCACAAGAGCCCGACGGCCATCCGCATGCTGAAGTACGCCTTCAACCTCACCGACGACGGTATGGTGGGTCAGCAGGTGTTCGCGGGCGAGGCGACGCGGCTCGCGTACATGACCGACGAGGCGAAGGAGGGCCGCGAGGCCTTCGTCGAGAACCGCGATCCGGAGTTCGAGGAGTTCCCCTGGCACTACTGATGAACGAGCAACCGAGCCGCACGAGGGCCTGGCTGATGGCTGCACGGCCCCACACGCTCCCGGCGGCCGCGTCACCGGTGATCGTGGGGATCGGTATGGCGTTCGCGGCGGACGTCTTCGCGCCGCTTCCAGCGCTCGCGGCACTCCTCGGGGCCGAACTGATTCAGATCGGGACCAACTTCGCGAACGACTACTTCGACGCGATCAAGGGCGCCGACACGGACGAACGGGACGGATTCACGCGGGTCACCCAGTCCGGACTCATTCCGCCCCAGCAGGTGAAACTGGCGACGATGGTCACCTACGGGCTCGCGTTCCTCATCGGCGTCTACCTGGTGGCCGTCGGCGGGGTCCCGATCGTGATAATCGGCCTCGCGAGCATCCTCGCGGGGATTACCTACACCGGCGGCCCGTATCCCTTCGGCTATCACGGGCTGGGCGATCTCTTCGTGTTCGTCTTCTTCGGCGTAGTCGCCGTCACCGGAACCTACTACGTTCAGGCCGCCTCGCTTCTGGCCGGCGCGTTTCCCCTCGGCATTCCGCCGGGGACCATCACCCGTGACGTTATCGTCGCCAGTCTGCCGATGGGAGCGCTCAACACGGCCATCCTCGTCATCAACAACGTGCGCGACATCGAAACCGATCGCGCCACGGGGAAGATCACGCTCGCCGTGCGCCTAGGCTACAACGGGAGCCGCCTGGAGTATCTCGGTCTCCTCGCGGTGACCTACCTCGCACCCCTCTATTTTCTCGCGAGTGGATACGGCGTCACCGCACTCCTTCCCCTGCTCACGCTCCCGTACGCGG is a genomic window of Halanaeroarchaeum sulfurireducens containing:
- a CDS encoding 1,4-dihydroxy-2-naphthoyl-CoA synthase — translated: MVSELFDPERWDAVDEVDFRDITYHRATDVGAVRIAFDRPAVRNAFRPGTVDELHTALEHAKRQTDVGAVILTGNGPSPKDGGWSFCSGGDQTVRGDSGYEYGEGEDGSKTGRLHILEVQRLIRHIPKPVIAAVPGWAVGGGHSLHVVTDLTIASADHAKFLQTDPDVASFDAGFGSAYLAKQIGQKKAREVFFLGKTYDAAEAAEMGMVNEVVAHEDLEDVALEWAEEITHKSPTAIRMLKYAFNLTDDGMVGQQVFAGEATRLAYMTDEAKEGREAFVENRDPEFEEFPWHY
- the menD gene encoding 2-succinyl-5-enolpyruvyl-6-hydroxy-3-cyclohexene-1-carboxylic-acid synthase, with protein sequence MTAPNRNTLWARAILDEIVKAGVDAAVVAPGSRSTPLTVAAAREDRLAVYSHLDERSAAYFALGRARRTGSPTALVCTSGTAAANFHPAVVEASRARVPMILLTADRPPELRDSGANQTIDQVGLYGSAVREDADLPEPEPDARKLRSLRTTVSRAVATARGTPPGPVHLNVPFKKPLEPVEVPGDVPDSFADEHPLAARGRDGPFVRHSVGTPTLGDAAMAAIREDIEGAERGLIVAGPDDAFGVGTSATAALAEATGFPVFADPLSGVRFGPHRDRATIVGAYDGFLDTRVYQQWADPDVVLRFGASPTSKALRTYLAAVGARQYLVDPAGEWREATFTASDLVAADPTRFARTLGETVSRSANAEWHATLEEAADRHWSAVEAGIDGDLEGAYLHRVVAGAPDPATIVVANSMPVRDLDRFGRPRDAALTVLGNRGASGIDGTTSTALGAGSATDDPLVLVTGDLTYFHDMNGLLALGRFGVDATIVLIDNDGGGIFHTLPIEDFEPPFTDQFKTPHGLDLSASEALYDLSFVAVEDLSTFDARYRESLSAAGTQVIAVETDAERSHRRRESIQRDVVDALV
- a CDS encoding DUF7524 family protein, translating into MAQTLRVHVNRDEPRSVEPEAPSIDVDGPFDLVLDNHGPSTHVHVHVDDTLATATDIAETNWYVEAGETETIPVAVESIYEVAGRLELSTGYGAEREVVEVTVAAGSGGVEVDDELGTIQPDTDPEPTDIDTYVVGGTFVAIGLVAAVALAFLVEDVAAVLTGLLVIVGAVGASLYLLVSS
- a CDS encoding DUF7527 domain-containing protein, which translates into the protein MQSRTVEQVESWDARPFSGGVRELHELADDNFSGTVVADDTWVFFLNGRVVGVFQGEIDDLRDATGTVYSAPDPSLPLLFSMQERGGETKAKYFTNDTPIAEVDQTLRDANFVGYLELSENVLSGDYYVSYYGGKSMSTAFIGQSERLVTGEEAFEKANDEVGVFEVRTVSLDITELPDRPEEPSSPDDASADSVASADTMASTDTGVSTDIDTPTDTGAQTDTGAKTDTGAQTDTGAQTDTGASTASEPTASGDESADADASTPAQENRTAQSTQAPTTVEEAEGEVDSSDGQAESRPSPQESVEAGSVSDENEDIAPSDSVNEPAQPEAETDRQGTTPPDSSTENETEREATTATDSPTEDDRSPADGPLSDHERAVREWAAKDRSERDDGTDENLFREEAEWRETNSIPALDPDESAGQESGGTTTTGGGSTSQRDRSRANDRAQPSPSNTSAIGGSGSKQLTKLKSAVEERDSRIEALESELDAVESAREDLEATVGDLREERSTLEERIETLESKLETAGPESSAGGQSTETDITPADALTGTNLFVRYYSKGEATLDALGNSSVDPEAVNDNLRLDHHTEFDEEGVTVNGRSVEEFLAESSPYRFVDWLGRELPYELIDSGATSGLQDVYDAISAFDRIEFDGTVDVEAESGETVSHSFDVVVRDRMGEPLVVAAINDSRDPVVRESMDDLVEGATVLGEEIESLAGAFYVTASYFEPGALERAQDAASGGGFFGRTDRESYVKVSRKRGFHLCLVEDRGDAFHVTVPEL
- a CDS encoding isochorismate synthase, with product MASRDGQDRVQTAGRLVSRSVSIPPTALRDVLRLDRPIHAAVTAPDGPTVVASGSAATATAEGADRFAGIRDTATTVYETVDDDSVPDGARPRFVGGFAFHDRHERAHPWDDFPGAWFALPSVQIVLGEDGGWITATGNRDERSPSEIVATAESVRDGLVSGGPAEETPGVSSVVRETTLEEWTEQLEGALSRIDAGDIEKVALAQTLRANLEAQFPLASVIERLGETYPDCFLFALRPGAGYTEPTHSGEQAPPVPTFFGASPERLVTKAGDTVRTGALASTVGRGDTETEDDRLADRLRTDEKFQREHRVVVESIREQLTPVARNVQTGSRTVRRLDSVQHLYTPIEATATADHVLAVVTALHPTPAVGGLPPDVALETIRNTETFDRGWYAAPVGWFDEEGDGTFAVGIRSAVGEDREATLFAGNGIVADSDPVAEWEEVQLKYEPILDALR
- a CDS encoding adenylosuccinate synthase; amino-acid sequence: MTVTIVGAQLGDEGKGGIVDLYGDAADVVARYQGGDNAGHTVVEDGDEYKLSLVPSGAVRGKTGVLGNGVVVNPRTLFDEIDALNERGLDPDVRIARRAHVIMPYHRVLDGIEEEAKSDSDLEAGTTGRGIGPTYEDKVGRRGIRVGDLLDPAVLRDRLEYVVPQKRAIYEDVYGKSAGEEFDVEALFEEFRAFGERIRAEDMAVNAGEFLAQQEHAGANVMLEGAQGTSLDIDHGIYPYVTSSNPTAGYAATGTGLGVTEVGRGEVIGIIKAYLSRVGTGPLPTELDGDLAEYIRDEGGEYGTVTGRPRRVGWLDMPMLRHAARASGFTAIAINHLDVLAGLDELRVGHAYELDGETIETMPATTERWGDCEPIYRTFDGWPEVDWRDVANEGYDALPEAAREYVEYVETELGVPAYAISVGPDRADSIVRTDPFA
- a CDS encoding UPF0058 family protein gives rise to the protein MHKDELLELHEEMVNIKDQFLEFDHISESAFSPYEELDVDPSHVHKSKSEHKHAVFVLGNAIAAAMSEDEFSSAGRISKRMAELADDASQKL
- a CDS encoding DUF7523 family protein, translating into MSSLAAATREAVDAHPFVRDGLRAGIVNYSAAARFLDVEGGTEAVATALRRYADELPQIASRDGEVRVTMQSGIGRSEGSFLAVAGTSYGECSGPLTAILATGDVDGRFLATVANRLAGAEISLEALGLADESVVVIVDRRDASTALATVEDAATGYS
- a CDS encoding DUF7120 family protein — protein: MPTVEVNIPDHIEMQIAQFVEQGEFVSQEEAIEQLLSAGIRAYKTSGPVDEGDSLEDEGMMGHDDEYVF
- a CDS encoding methytransferase partner Trm112, whose amino-acid sequence is MKEDLMDIICCPLDKQTLELSITDEDDGDIIEGTLTCTECGEVYPIEDGIPNLLPPDMREDASA